The nucleotide sequence TGGTGGGAACTTCAGCGGGGTATTACCAAGTCTGGGTAGGTGCCAGCCCCAACGGCGACCGCCTGGCCCAGGTCCTGTGGGAGAAGGTGGCCTTGGATGAGGTCGCCCCCACCCTCAAACCCCTGTTTGCCTTCTACAAACAGGAACGCTACACGGGAGAGCGGTTCGGGGACTTCTGCCACCGGGTCGGGCTGGCGCGCCTTCAGGAAATCGCCCCCTGATACATCCTCCTTTTGTATAAACACTGTTTGTACGGTTATCGGGGGATCTAAAGTCGAAAAATCCGTTAAGAATGGGGTTAACGGCTTGTCAGGGGGTGGTGAATCTTCCTAAACTAGGGGCACGTGTCACGCGGCAAGACCCATGGTTGAAGCAACTGGAACCTCCCGGCGCACCCCTTACCGGCCTCAGCACCGGCGGCGCATTTTGTGTGTGTTTCCCCGCTACAGCCCCGCCTTTGGGACGTTTCACCATGCCTACGAACTGATGCCGGGGGTGAAGGCCTTTATGCCGCCCCAGGGGTTGCTGGTGGTAGCGGCCTACATGCCTGAAAGCTGGGAGGTGCGTCTGGTGGACGAGAACATTCGACCTGTGCGCCGGTGGGAGTATCGGTGGGCGGATGCGGTGATCATCAGCGGCATGCACATCCAAAGGCCCCAGATTTTAGCCATCAATCGCCAGGCCCATCGCTGGGGCAAGATTACGGTTTTGGGGGGACCATCGGTGTCGGCCTGCCCGGAGTACTACCCGGAGGTGGACATTTTGCACCTGGGGGAGCTGGGGGATGCCACCGATGCGGTGATTGCCTACTTGGACCAACACACCACCCGCCCGGAAAAACAGCTCATTTTTCGTACCCAAGAACGGGTGCCCCTGCACGAATTCCCCATTCCCGCTTACCACAAATTGCCCCTGGACCGGTATTTCATCGGCAGCATTCAGTTTTCCAGCGGTTGTCCCTACCACTGCGAGTTTTGTGACATTCCTGCCCTGTATGGCAACCACCCCCGTCTGAAAACGCCCCAGCAAATCCTCGAGGAGCTAGACGCCATCCTGGCAGCGGGGAATCCGGGGGCCATTTACTTTGTAGACGACAATTTTGTGGGCAATCGCAAGGCGGTGATGCAACTGCTGCCCCATCTGATTGAGTGGCAAAAAAAGCGGGGGTATCCGGTGCAGTTTGCCTGCGAAGCCACCCTAAACCTGGCCCAAAGCCCCAAAATTTTGGCCATGATGCGGGAGGCCTATTTCTGCACCGTGTTTTGCGGGATTGAAACCCCCGAGCCGGAAGCCCTGCGGTCCATTGCCAAAGACCACAACCTGAGCCTGCCTATTTTGGAGGCGGTGAAAATTCTCAACAGTTACGGCCTCGAGGTGGTCTCCGGGATCATTATGGGTCTGGACACGGACACCCCCGACACCGCCGACCGGATTCTGGAATTTATTCGCCTATCGAACATTCCCATGTTGACCATCAACCTGTTGTATGCCCTACCCAAAACCCCCCTGTGGACGCGGCTGGAAAAGGAAGGGCGCTTGATTTTTGATGAAAACCGCGAATCCAACGTGGATTTCCGGCTGCCCTACGAGCAGGTGGTGGCCATGTGGCGCTACTGCATTACCCAAGCCTACACTCCGGAATTCCTCTACCGGCGTTTTGCCTACAACCTGAAGCACACCTATCCCAACCGCATCCAGCCCCCTAACAGTCCCGCCCGCACCAACTGGAAAAACCTACTCAAGGGCTTGCGGCTCATGGCCAATATATTGGTCAAGGTGGGGCTGTTGAGCGACTACCGGGATGTGTTCTGGAAGTTCGCCCTTCCCGCCCTCAAAGAGGGGCAAATCGAATACGTCATCAGCGCCGCCCTGGTGGCCCATCACCTGATTAAATTCGCCCGGGAGTGCGGCCAGGGGCACCAGTCGGCCTCCTTCTACTCCCAAAAAATCCGCCACCCCGTGGCCGTCAGCACCACCTATTAATGACCCGCTGCTTGGGGTTTCCCCGGCCCCCCAATCTTGCCCCGGAAGACCACGTAGTTGTAGATGTTATAGCCCAGGACGATGGGGATCAAAAAGCCCACAAACGTCAGCATAAACACCAACGTACTGGGGGCCGCCGCTGCCTGGTAAATGGTGATGCTGGGGGGAATGATGTGGGGAAAAATCAAAAACCCCAACCCGATAAACGACAGGGCAAAGATCAAAAAGGTGTACACAATGGGGGCCACCTCCTGACGTAACTGCAAACTGCGCAACAAAGCCGCCACCAGCCCTAACCCCAGCACAGGAATCGCCGCAAAAACATACACCAAAGGCCGCGAGAACAACAACTCCCGCGCGTGTTCCGACAGCAGGGGGGTGCTCACGGTGATGTAAATCGCCCCCGCCAGGGTCGTCCAGGTGGCAATCGTTGCCGTGCGGTAGTAAGTCTGCTGCAACTCGCCGGTGGTCTTCAGGATCAGGTAGGTGGAACCGATGAGCACATAGCCCTGGATCAAAGTCAAGGCCACCACCACCGTCCGCCAGGTCAACCAATCCCAGGGGGTGCCCACAAAATGCCCCGCCGCATCCACCTTGATCCCTTCAAACACCGTTCCCAGGGCAAACCCCTGCCCCAGGGCGGCAATGAAACTCCCCACCCCAAAGGCCACGTTCCACACCATCTTGTTCTCAGCATTTTCCCGGAACTCAAAGGATACCGCCCGCAGGATCAGCCCCACCACCATGATCACCAGGGGGATGTACAGGGCCTGCAGAATCGTGGCGTAAGCTAGGGGAAAGGCCCCAAACAACGACCCCCCCATCAGTACCAGCCACGTTTCGTTGGCGTCCCAGACATTCCCCAGACTGGTCATCAAAATCGTGCGCCGTTCCTCTCCCTTGGCCGTCAGGGACAAAATCCCCACCCCCAGGTCAAATCCATCCAGCAACACATACAGGAATAAAAACAGCCCCAAGATGAAAAACCAGACCTGGGGCAGAAAATGGGCCAGGGGGTCCAGGGATGTGGACGGCATAGGGCACCTCCTCAATCCTAAAACTGGGCTTCCGCTGGACGTTGGTCCGGTAAATGCTGGGCCGGTTCGATGACCGGTTGTACAGCCGCCCGGGGTGCTGGCAGGGACAAATTCGGCCCCTTGAGAATAATCTTGCGCCCGAAGTACAGGGCCATGACAAAGAACACGGCATACAGCAGCATCAGCCCCGTCAAGGAAAACAGCACCAACTGGGGCGGCAAATCGGAGGCCGACTCCACCGTACGCAACTGCCCATAGACCAGCCAAGGTTGACGGCCCACGCAGCGCACCATCCAGCCCGCCTCCACGGCGATATACCCCAGCGGCCCCGCGTACACCCAGGCCCAGAGTAGCCACCGATTTTCACTAATCCTTTCTGGAAGAAATTGCCCCCGCCACCACTGCACCAGGGACACCACCATCAACCCCGCGAAAAACAGCCCGATAGCAATCATGAGGCGGAACGAATAGTACACCAAGCCCACCAATTGGGGCCGGTCCTGGGGCGCCCATTCCTTCAACCCCAAAATCGGCGTCTCCAAGGCCGGTTTGAACTCCAGCAGGTAGCTCAACAAACCAGGAATCTTCAGCTCCCAGGTGTTAGTCTGCAACTGGTTATTGGGCAGGGCCAGCAGACTCCAATCCGCCGGGGTATGGGCCGGCACCGTTTCCCACAGGGCCTCCATCGCCGCCAGCTTGGTGGGCTGGTAATGGTACACCTGTTCCGCGCTCCAGTGTCCCACCAGGATTTGCAGCGGCGCCACCAGCACCAACATCACCAGGGCAATCTTCAACGAACGGCTGAAAAACGCTGTCTCCCGCCGCTGTAGGATATACCAGGCGCTAATCCCCCCAATCACCAACAGCGACGTTTCCAAGGTGGCAAAAAACATGTGCAGAAAACTGTGGAGCATATAGGGGTTGCCAATGGCCTGAAAAAAGTCCTGCACCACGAACTTGCCATTGACAAACACTCCCCCGGCGGGCGTCTGCAACCAGGAATTAGCCGTCAAGATCCAAAACGTAGACAGGTTGGCCCCAATCGCCACACAAATCGTGGAAATGAGATGGATCACCGGCGGCACCCGCTCCCAGCCAAAGACCATAATCCCCAGGAAGCTGGCCTCCAGCATAAACGCCATCGTGCCTTCAAAGCCCAACAGGGTCCCAAAAAAGTCTCCTACCGCTTCCGAAAACGGCGCCCAATTCAGCCCAAACTGAAACGCCATCGGTAACCCCGACGCCACCCCAATCCCAAAATTCAGCAAATACAACTTCGACCAAAACCGGGCGTGGTGGTAGTAGGCCAGGTCGCGGGTCTTCAGCCACAGGGCCTCGACGATCACCAGATAAATCGCCATCCCCGTGGTTAGCACTGGCCAGAGCATATGAAAAATGGCCGTCAGGGCAAACTGCCAGCGGGACAGGGTCACCGTATCCAACCAAGACTCCAGCATAAATCCTTACTTGAGCATTGTGGGGACACTCCTGTTATAGGACCCGACCGGTGGCTGCCCCGACGGATTACAGATTTTTTTCACCCTACACCGTGGCCAGGGCCAGCCAGTCCTGGGGCTTGAGGAACTCCTGGGTCAGTTGCGCCTCGGGACTCCCCGGCTCCGGCGTGTAGCAGTACTCCCAGCGGGCCAGCGGCGGCATAGACATCAGGATAGATTCAGTGCGCCCGTTGGTTTGTAACCCAAAGATCGTTCCCCGGTCGTAGATGAGATTGAACTCCACGTAGCGCCCCCGCCGGTAAAGCTGGAACTGCCGCTCCCGGTCCCCATAGACCATATCCCGGCGCCGTTCCACGATGGGCAAATAGGCCGGCAAGAACGCCTGGGCGCAACTTTGCACCATGCGGAACACTTCCTCCCAACAACGGGGGGGCAATTCCCCTACTTTGTTGCTGTAGATGGCCGCATTGCCCTGGGAGTGGTTGCCCCGGTACAGGGGACCAACCCCGTCTTGGTAATCAAAGAAAATCCCACCCACCCCGCGGGTTTCCTGCCGGTGCTTCAAATAGAAGTATTCATCACACCAGCGTTTGAACACCGGATAGTATTCGGGGTGATGGGCATCCAGCGCTTCCTTGTGGACCCGGTGAAAATGCACCGCATCCTCCCGGAAGGGGTAGTAGGGCGTCAAATCCGCGCCCCCGCCAAACCACCACACCGGCCCCGCCTCAAAATAACGATAGTTTAAATGCACCGTGGGGACGTAGGGATTGCGGGGATGCAATACCAACGACGTTCCTGTGGCGTAAAAAGGATGCCCCTTGGCCTCGGGACGCTGTTCCACAATCGAGGGGGGAAGCTGCTGCCCCCAAACCTCAGAGAAATTCACCCCCCCCCGCTCCAGGAGTGCGCCACCCTCCATCACCCGTGAGCGACCGCCACCCCCCTCGGGCCGTTCCCAGGTGTCCTCCCGGAACTTGGCCTGACCGTCAGCCGCCTCCAAGGCCTGACAAATCTCATCCTGCAACTGCCGCAAAAATTGACTCACCCGTTGCCGGGCATCACTCGGCGGTAACCCTGCTACTGCCATCAGTTCCCCTCCTCGTCAAACCTGTTCCCTACTATACCAAGCCCTCGCCAGCTATTGTCAACAAGTCTGAATTATTAACAATCAACAAGTTGTTTTATTGCCAATGCGGGGTGGGCGGCTGACGAGTCCCAGTTGCGCCAGGAGAGCCTGGTCCTGTTGGTAGCTGGGGCAGGGGGTGGTGCGGGTGAGCATCTGGCCGTCGTCGCTGGAAAAAATCGAGTTCACGCCCGCCAGGAAGCACAGGGCCTGTTCCGCCGGACTCAGGTGGGCCCGCCCTGCCGCCAGGCGCAAATCGCTTTTGGGCATGAGAATCCGGGCGGTGGCCAGCACCCGCAGCACATCCCACAGGGGCACCGGTTCCTGGTTCGCCAGGGGGGTTCCTGGTACCCGGGACAGGATATTAATGGGCACCGATTCCGGGTGGGGTTGCAGGCGCGCCAGGGTGGTCAGCAGGTCAATCCGGTCTTGATGGGTTTCCCCCAGCCCCAAAATCCCTCCGCAACACACGGTGATGGGCGTCTGGCGCACGTGGGCAATGGTGTGGAGACGGTCGTCGTAGGTGCGGGTGGTGATCACCTGGGGGTAATAGCGGCGGGAGGTATCCAGGTTGTGGTTGTAGGCGTACAGTCCTGCTTCGCTCAACTGGCGGGCTTGCTCAGATGTCAGCATCCCCAAGGTGCAGCACACCTCCAACCCCAGGGCCGTCACCCGGCGGATCATTTCCAGCACCTGGTCAAACTGCCGTCCCGGTCGCACCTCCCGCCAGGCCGCCCCTAGACACAACCGGCTCACCCCCTGGGCTTTGGCCCGCTCGGCAATGGCCACCACCTGTTCCACATCCATCAGGGGCTGGGGCGTAATGCCCGTCTGGTAGTGGGCCGACTGGGCGCAATAGGCACAATCTTCGGGGCAACCGCCGGTTTTCACAGACACCAGCTTGCACACCTGCACCTCGCGGGGGGAATGGTAGCGCCGGTGGATCTGTGCCGCCTGGAGGATCAGTTCCAGTAGGGGTTGCTCGTAAATCGCCTGGACCTCCTCCGGTTGCCAGTCGTAGCGACAGTCGGGTGCCGTAACCGTCATTGTCAATCGCTCGCTTCCATGATTTGGTTATTACTTTGCCCGTAAACGTATCCCACCGCAACTATCAGACCGTCAGCGGGGTTTCTTCCTCAGCACCTCCTGGCACTCCACCGTCTGCCCATCCCGACTCCGCAGCCAGTAGCACAGGGGCCTTTCCTCCCGGATTTGCCAGGGCAAGGCCGCCATTTGCCCCTGCAGCAACAGCCACTCCAGGCAATCCCGGTCCAGACAGACCAGGCGGATTCGTCCCCCCTCACCGGCCTTAGCCCCGCCGATTAGGTGCAATTGAGCGCGCCGCCGCAGTTGATACCAAAACCCCGCCGGTGGCATCCCCCCTGGCCGGTGCAGAGAAATCAGCGGGTCGGTTAACCCCAGGGCCTGTTCGTAGTGGGCGTAGTAATGCAGGGGAGTTTCGGCCCGTTCCAGCCCCAGGTCCTCCTCCAGGAATCGCCGCGTCGCCTCCAGGTCCGAGGTCATGACGGTGTACACCTTGGGGGAACGGCGCAGGAATAGCCACAGGGCCGTCCCGTAGCCCACCAGCAGCAACACCATTACCCCCTGGGGGGAAAGCAGTCCTTCCGGCGCCATCGCTATCGCACCGGCTGGGGTGTCAGGGTGGGGTTGTCCACGGTCAATTTCACTTCCTTCACCTCGCCCTTGGCGCCCAGGGGTTGGGCCGGCCCGTCATTGATCCGCACCTGCACTTCCCCGGCATTACCCGCCGCCAGCACCAAGGTTTCCCGCGCCGTCCAGGTTTGGGTCATCCCCCCACTCAAAATCCCTTCAAACACCACCTGCCCATCGGCCACCACCTGCAGCCAGGATTGGCCCGTCAACTCCACCTGCACCCGCAGTTCCCCAGCCGGTGAGGGTGAAGCGGCCACAGGGGACGGGGATGTCGGGGCCTGGGGCGATGGCTCCGTTGTCTGGGGCGTTGAATCGGGACTTGTTGGGGATGGGGGTGTTGGACGCAATAGATAGGACAGCAGCCCAATCGCCCCCAGGATCAACAGGAAGTACGTTAGGTACAAATGCCAAGGCCGCAGAGCCGGACCGCTAGGAGGGCGGGACGTGGGCAGGGGCGTGACCGTCATCACCGGCTCCAAGGGGCTCAAGTCCAAATCTTGAATCTGTAAAAGTTGGGCGTACTGGCGCAGAAAGCCCCGCACATACACGGGTTCCGGTAACTGGTGCACGTCTCCTTCCTCCAGGGCACGCAACATGCGGGTTTGGATGTGGGTGCGCGCCGCCACGTCCGCCAGGGTGAGATTTTTCTCCTCCCGCACCTGACGCAAATACTGGCCGATTTCCCGTAAACGCGCCGCTTGTGTAGGGGTGTAGGGACTCACCTTCATACCATCCATGCACAACCAGACCGGCGGTTTTGCTCTATCTTACAAGTTTACTTGCGCCCGCACCGCCCGGCAAAAGGCCAATTCCGGCTCTGTCAAGGGACGGATCTTCCCCACCGGCAAGTTCCCCAAATCAATGGCACCGATGGCCTGTCGATGCAACCGGACCACTGGATAGCCCAACTGGGCTGCCACCCGCCGGATTTGTCGGTTGCGTCCCTCCCGCAGGCGCACCTCCAACAGGGTTTGTTGAGGGAAGGTCCGCAACACCCGCACCTGGGCCGGCAAGGTGGGTCGTCCGTCCAGTTCCACCCCCTGCCGCCACCGTTCGAGAACCCGCGCCGAGGGATGCCCCGCCACCCACACCCAGTACACCTTCCACACGGGATGGCGGGGATGGGTCAAGGCCAGGGTTAATTCCCCATCGTTGGTGAGCAACAAGGCCCCTGTAGTGTCCACATCCAAACGGCCCACGGGATACAACGGCGGCAGGCCCGGCGGCAAAAAATCCCGTACAGTTCGGCGTCCTTGGGGGTCATAGCAGGTGCTGACCACCCCCAGGGGTTTGTGCAGCAGGTAGTAGTACCGGCGGGGGGCCGGGGGTAAAGGCCGACCTTGTACCGTGATCTGATCCACCTGGGGGTCACACCTTTGCCCCAACTGGGCCGGTCGTCCGTTGACCCACACCTGTCCTGCCCGGATGAGCGCTTCTGCCTGCCGCCGCGCCGCCACCCCTCGTTGGGCCAGAATTTTCTGTAACCGCTGGATTGTCATCCGGCTAAACCCAAGTCCGCCAAGATATCGCTGGCATGGGTGGCCGTGTTGACCGTGGTATAGACACGACTGATTTTGCCCTGGGGGTCAATGACATAGGTCACCCGTTTGCTGTACCCACCCCCGTCGACGTCGTAGGCCCGGCTGATGGCCCCATCCGTATCCACCAGCAGGGGAAAGGGTAGGTTGTACTTCTGGGTAAAGGCCTGGTGCGATGCCTGGTCGTCTCGACTGACCCCCAACACCACTACATTGTGCTGCTGGTAGGTGGCATAGTGGTCCCGGAACCCACAGGCTTCCTTGGTGCAACCGGGGGTGTCGTCCTTGGGATAGAAATACAGCACCACGGTTTTACCCGCAAAATCGGCCAACGATACGGGGCGACCCTGGGTGTCCACCGTGCGAAAATCAGGCGCCTGCATCCCTACAGCCAGAGCCATAACCATCCTCCACGCATCGGTCAAGGCTATTGTATCGTCTGGAACCGGTAAACCCCCATAACACCGGCGTAAAAGCCAATTCATCCCCCGCAGGTAGTGATTACAATTCCTAATAGGCCACCGAAAATTAAAATAAATTTAAAGATGCTAATCGAAGGAATGTACAGCTTTTGTGATACGGATTTCCCCTTGCATGTTGTTTTGGTCCAGCCGCAGATTCCCCCTAATACTGGCAATATCGCCCGCACCTGTGCGGCAACACGCACACCTTTACATCTCATTGGACCCCTAGGATTTGAACTAAGCGACCGCTATTTGAAACGGGCTGGTCTGGACTACTGGCCCTATGTCCGCTACCGGGTTTATCCTGATTGGCCCAGTTTTGTCAGTACATGTACCCCAGTGAATGGACGCTGGCTGGCCTTTACTCCCCAGGCGGAAACCTGCTTTTGGGACTACCGATTTCGCTGGGGCGACTGGCTGTTTTTTGGCAGCGAAACCACGGGCTTACCGCAGATTTGCCTGCAGGCTTGTCATGCACATTTACATATCCCCATGGTGGAACCGGGCGTGCGCAGCCTCAACCTATCGGTAAGCGTGGCCGTGGCCCTGTTTGAAGCCCGCCGCCAGCTTTATCACGAGAAATGACATATGGTATGTGATCCAAAGCACATATAACATTTGTTTAATCTTTAGGGGTAGGTCCGGACGGGAACATCGGCCTTGCCAGGGATAAGGATTTATCATCGGGGGTTTACGGCTGCTGGGTGTCACCCACTAAATAACAGGACTAGAGCGATGGGACGATGTTCCCAGTGGTGGAGGGGTGAATCGGGTGTTGGGTCCAACCGACACGCGGGTAGCCCTGAGCAGGTTCGCTCCTTGAGTGGTTGTTTTCCTCACACCCGTTTTTAGGAGGTGACCCATGCCGCAGCATGACTGCCGCCATTTTGACTGGCAACCTCTGCAAGTTTTTCCTGAATCTATGGCCTCGATCCCGAGCGATACGCCGGCACGCTCTCTGGCTACTTCGTCGGTGTTGACGGGCCTGGTGGCTGTGGGTGCTCTGGTGGGGCAGGGAGTGGTCTGGGCCCAGGAGCCGGTGTTAACAGCGGAGGTGCCATCTCAGCAGCAGGAAGCCGGTGGAGCCGTGGCGCCGGAGGAACTCCTGTTGGAGCACCGGGTGCGGGCGGGCGAAACCCTCTGGCAGTTGTCTTACTTGTATCAGGTGTCGGTGGAAGAACTGGCCCGCTTTAACGGCCTGCAACCGAATCAGGTGCTGGCGGTGGGTCAAGTGCTGCGAATTCCTCCCCGTTCGACGGCGCCTAATCGCACGGAAACCCTGCTGGAGCGGGTACGGCGACAGGCCTTGGCCCGACAGGGACGTTTACCGGCCCAGGCCACGACGCTAATGGAAGCACCCCGGCTGGTGGCGCATAGTGCCCAGGAGGTCTCACCCAAGTACCTGGGGACCTATCGGGTGCAACCGGGAGATACCTTGAGCGAGATTGCCCGCCGTTATCAGGTTTCGTTGCCGGAATTGGTGCGCTGGAATCGCCTGAGAAATCCTGACCTGCTCTATCCGGGTCAAGTGTTGCGCATCCCCAGTCCGGCCTTGCTGCCCCCGGCTACGGCCCAACGGCCTGTGCCCCAGGTGTTGGCCAATTTGCGTGCGCCCCGGTTGGCCACGCCCTCAGCGCCGACACCACGGCCCAGTACACCGCCGGTCAATCCCCTCCAGGGAACGGATGCCCTGGGTGAGCTGAATACGGATAACCTACGGCGGCAACCAGCGGTTCAGGACCTATCGGCCATCCTGCCGCCTGTGTTTCCGCCCCTGCCATCGGAAGGCACTGCGGATGACCGGCAAGCTTTGACGTTGCCCCCATTGGAAAACATTGACCGGTTTCTCCCCAAAGACCCCAGCTTCTTCCGGAGCTATATCTGGCCGACGCGGGGCATTATCACTTCGGGTTTTGGACCGCGTTGGGGGCGGATGCACCAGGGGATTGATATTGCCGGGCCGGTAGGGACGCCGATTGTGGCCGCTGCGCCGGGGACGGTCATCTTTGCCGGTTGGAATTCGGGCGGTTACGGCAATCTGGTGAAAATCCAGCATGACAACGGCAGCGTCACCTACTATGCCCACAACCATCGTCTGTTGGTGCGGCCCAACCAACGGGTGGAACAGGGGCAGTTGATTGCGGAGATGGGCAGCACTGGCTTTAGCACCGGGCCACACCTGCACTTTGAAATCCGCAAGCCGGGCCGGGGGCCGGTGAATCCCATAGCCTTCTTGCCGCCCCGTCGGTAACGGTTTGCCCAGTTGGTTTGTAGGGGGTGTGGGGTCATGGGAGGTCCTGTGGCCCCTTATTGATTGCCGGGTGGGGGAACCCCAGGCTTTGTGAAAAAACCTATACAATTTTGAAAAGTTTACCTAGGGTTTACCGATGGAAACACTTGGGCAACGTTGCTCTGCCTGGCTACAGCGGCGTTTGTTGCTGGGGTGGGAGCCAACGCCGGAGTTGCTGGTGATTCTACTGGTGTATTTTGTGCAGGGGGTCATTGGTCTGGCCCGGCTGGCGGTGAGTTTTTTTCTCAAGGACGAGCTGGGACTGACGCCGGCGACGGTGGCGGCTTTGACGGGAATTGCGGCGTTGCCCTGGATGGTGAAACCGCTGCTGGGGCTGGTGGCGGATGGACTACCCCTGGCAGGTTACCGGCGACGCTCCTATTTGATGCTCTCGGGGGTCCTGGGGGCCACGGCTTGGGGGTTGCTGGCGACGTGGGTGCAGCGACCTGGGCAGGCGGTGGCGGCCATTACCTTGGCGTCTTTGGCCACGGCGCTGGGGGATGTGATTGCCGATTCGTTGGTGGTGGAACGGGTGCGGGGGGCGGGCCAGAGCCATACGGGGTCGCTGCAATCCTTGTGTTGGGGAACCAGTGCCCTGGGGGGGGTGCTCACGGCCTATTTCAGCGGAGCCTTGCTGGAGCATTTGGGGACGCGGGCGGTGTTTGCCCTTACGGCCTTGTTCCCGGTGCTGGTGACCCTAGGGGCTTGGTGGGTGCAGGAACGACCCCAGCCCCGTACCCAGCAGATGGTGCGACAGATGGGGCACCAGGTGCGGCAACTGTGGCAGGCAGTACGCCAACCCAGTATTTTCCTGCCGACGGCGTTTTTGTTTCTCTGGCAGGCGACACCCACGTCCGACAGCGCGTTTTTCTTTTTTGTGACCAATGAGTTGCACTTTCCGCCGGAGTTTTTGGGCCGGGTGCGGCTGGTGACCAGTGTGGCGGCCCTGGTGGGGGTGTGGATTTTCCAACGCTATTTGCGGGAGGTGCCAATTCGTCGCCTGTTGTTCTGGACGACGGTGCTCTCGAGCGCCCTGGGGATGACCACCCTACTTTTGGTCACCCACACCAACCGGTGGCTGGGGATTCCTGACCGCTGGTTTAGTTTGGGCGATAGCGCCATCTTAACGGTGATGGGGGAAATCGGGTTTATGCCGGTGCTGGTGCTGGCGGCGCGCTTGTGTCCCCCGGGGATTGAGGCCAGCCTGTTTGCCCTGTTGATGTCGGTGCTGAATTTGGCGGGGGGGGTGGCCCATGAGTTGGGGGCGCTGTTGACCCACCTGCTGGGCATTACGGAAACCCGGTTCGACCGGCTGTGGCTGTTGATCACCATTACCAATCTCAGCAGCCTGTTGCCCCTACCGCTGTTGGGTTGGCTCCCCGATGAGAAGGCGGCGCCCAAATCAGAATTGCCCCCGGCGGTGGTGGCCGATACGGTGGTGCTGGGGGAGGTGGCGCCGGGGTTGCATTTCGAGGCGGTGGAGGTGGAGTCCTAAAAGACTTGCTCGACTTCGGCGATTTCTGGGATAAATTCCTTGAGGCGCCGTTCGATGCCCATACGCAGGGTCATGGTGGAACTGGGGCAGGCACCACAGGCTCCCTGTAACCGCAGCCGCACAATGGGGCCGTCAATTTCCACCAACTCCACGTTGCCCCCATCGGCCATTAGGTAGGGGCGCATTTCGTCCAGGACTTTTTCCACGTTTTCCACGGTCAACGGCAAGGTCTCCATAGGCTTCCCCCAATCAGGCTATGATGGGACAGGGATACGGCGGTAAACGCTCATCCTTAAGTGTAACGTGGAAGTTCAGTTGGGGGGAAAACGGTGACGGATATTGCCCTAGCGCAGTTGGCGGCAACCGACCCGGTGGTGGCGGATTTGTTGGCCCAGGAGTTGCAACGGCAGCGGGACCACCTGGAGTTGATCGCCAGTGAAAATTTTGCGTCGCCGGCGGTGATGGCGGCCCAGGGGTCGGTGCTGACCAATAAGTACGCGGAAGGTCTGCCGGGGAAGCGCTACTACGGTGGGTGTGAGGTGATTGACGCGGTTGAGCAGTTGGCCATTGACCGGGCGAAGGCCCTG is from Gloeomargarita sp. SRBZ-1_bins_9 and encodes:
- a CDS encoding cytochrome ubiquinol oxidase subunit I — protein: MLESWLDTVTLSRWQFALTAIFHMLWPVLTTGMAIYLVIVEALWLKTRDLAYYHHARFWSKLYLLNFGIGVASGLPMAFQFGLNWAPFSEAVGDFFGTLLGFEGTMAFMLEASFLGIMVFGWERVPPVIHLISTICVAIGANLSTFWILTANSWLQTPAGGVFVNGKFVVQDFFQAIGNPYMLHSFLHMFFATLETSLLVIGGISAWYILQRRETAFFSRSLKIALVMLVLVAPLQILVGHWSAEQVYHYQPTKLAAMEALWETVPAHTPADWSLLALPNNQLQTNTWELKIPGLLSYLLEFKPALETPILGLKEWAPQDRPQLVGLVYYSFRLMIAIGLFFAGLMVVSLVQWWRGQFLPERISENRWLLWAWVYAGPLGYIAVEAGWMVRCVGRQPWLVYGQLRTVESASDLPPQLVLFSLTGLMLLYAVFFVMALYFGRKIILKGPNLSLPAPRAAVQPVIEPAQHLPDQRPAEAQF
- the hemF gene encoding oxygen-dependent coproporphyrinogen oxidase, which produces MAVAGLPPSDARQRVSQFLRQLQDEICQALEAADGQAKFREDTWERPEGGGGRSRVMEGGALLERGGVNFSEVWGQQLPPSIVEQRPEAKGHPFYATGTSLVLHPRNPYVPTVHLNYRYFEAGPVWWFGGGADLTPYYPFREDAVHFHRVHKEALDAHHPEYYPVFKRWCDEYFYLKHRQETRGVGGIFFDYQDGVGPLYRGNHSQGNAAIYSNKVGELPPRCWEEVFRMVQSCAQAFLPAYLPIVERRRDMVYGDRERQFQLYRRGRYVEFNLIYDRGTIFGLQTNGRTESILMSMPPLARWEYCYTPEPGSPEAQLTQEFLKPQDWLALATV
- a CDS encoding DUF4070 domain-containing protein, giving the protein MVEATGTSRRTPYRPQHRRRILCVFPRYSPAFGTFHHAYELMPGVKAFMPPQGLLVVAAYMPESWEVRLVDENIRPVRRWEYRWADAVIISGMHIQRPQILAINRQAHRWGKITVLGGPSVSACPEYYPEVDILHLGELGDATDAVIAYLDQHTTRPEKQLIFRTQERVPLHEFPIPAYHKLPLDRYFIGSIQFSSGCPYHCEFCDIPALYGNHPRLKTPQQILEELDAILAAGNPGAIYFVDDNFVGNRKAVMQLLPHLIEWQKKRGYPVQFACEATLNLAQSPKILAMMREAYFCTVFCGIETPEPEALRSIAKDHNLSLPILEAVKILNSYGLEVVSGIIMGLDTDTPDTADRILEFIRLSNIPMLTINLLYALPKTPLWTRLEKEGRLIFDENRESNVDFRLPYEQVVAMWRYCITQAYTPEFLYRRFAYNLKHTYPNRIQPPNSPARTNWKNLLKGLRLMANILVKVGLLSDYRDVFWKFALPALKEGQIEYVISAALVAHHLIKFARECGQGHQSASFYSQKIRHPVAVSTTY
- the cydB gene encoding cytochrome d ubiquinol oxidase subunit II, whose product is MPSTSLDPLAHFLPQVWFFILGLFLFLYVLLDGFDLGVGILSLTAKGEERRTILMTSLGNVWDANETWLVLMGGSLFGAFPLAYATILQALYIPLVIMVVGLILRAVSFEFRENAENKMVWNVAFGVGSFIAALGQGFALGTVFEGIKVDAAGHFVGTPWDWLTWRTVVVALTLIQGYVLIGSTYLILKTTGELQQTYYRTATIATWTTLAGAIYITVSTPLLSEHARELLFSRPLVYVFAAIPVLGLGLVAALLRSLQLRQEVAPIVYTFLIFALSFIGLGFLIFPHIIPPSITIYQAAAAPSTLVFMLTFVGFLIPIVLGYNIYNYVVFRGKIGGPGKPQAAGH
- the bioB gene encoding biotin synthase BioB; the protein is MTVTAPDCRYDWQPEEVQAIYEQPLLELILQAAQIHRRYHSPREVQVCKLVSVKTGGCPEDCAYCAQSAHYQTGITPQPLMDVEQVVAIAERAKAQGVSRLCLGAAWREVRPGRQFDQVLEMIRRVTALGLEVCCTLGMLTSEQARQLSEAGLYAYNHNLDTSRRYYPQVITTRTYDDRLHTIAHVRQTPITVCCGGILGLGETHQDRIDLLTTLARLQPHPESVPINILSRVPGTPLANQEPVPLWDVLRVLATARILMPKSDLRLAAGRAHLSPAEQALCFLAGVNSIFSSDDGQMLTRTTPCPSYQQDQALLAQLGLVSRPPRIGNKTTC